The following is a genomic window from Zalophus californianus isolate mZalCal1 chromosome 10, mZalCal1.pri.v2, whole genome shotgun sequence.
TAATATATCACTGGGGGGAAGGAATAGCAAGAACTGAGAGAACTAAACCTCTTCTTCCACAGTGGGTAgtctttaaaactgaaaaatccataaaaataacagtataggggcgcctgggtggctcagttggttaagcgactgccttcggctcaggtcatgatcctggagtcccgggatcgagtcccgcatcgggctccctgctcagcagggagtctgcttctccctctgaccctaccccctctcatgtgctctctctctctctctctctctcattctcgctctctcaaatgaataaataaaatcttataaaaaaataacagtataaaTCTTATTTTCAGTGGAGGGTAAATCTGAAAGGAATTATAGAAAACCAATAAAGTtcagaaaaaatatctttcaacCTTTGAAAAATGGCTTTTTCAACGATAACGAAGACTAAATTACATATTCATACTCTTAACATGTTCTGAACAATCTCTGTTAATTTCTATAGGTAAAGGGTTATTGACTGCATAGAGTATTTCCTCTCTAAAGACACTATTAATCCAAGCAGATGCAGTTTGCACTGGAGAGGTTTCAGATTTTGTTGTGTCACACGTATTAATTCACCTATGTCCTTTCTCTTACCTCCTATGCCAAGTGTTGTTTTGAACCTTAAAACaacttgtttttcttgtcttcagAGAGTGAAAGTTGTCTTGGCCCCGAGCCAAGGGGAGAAAGCCCCGGTcaagagagaagccaggagagcAGCCCGGGCTGTCTCCCGATGGACAGGCAGGCCGCGCCCCCGAGCCTGCTGGTAACTGCGGGGGAGCGCCACCCGGAGGAGCCGCTGTGCGGCGCGGCGGCCGCGCGGGAGTTGCACGCCCCGCCCTGGCCCTCGGCCGGGAGCCGCTCGGAGGACGCCTGTGAGGATGACAGCCGCCCGCAGCGGCCTCAGACGGAGGCCTGCCGCGATGTGGCCGCCGCAGCCGGAGGCCCCGCCGCAGCCCCCGCCGCAGCCCCCGCGGCGTTGCTCCCCAGCGAGTCCATGCTAGAGCCCTTGATCTCACCCGGCTCTGACCTCTTAGCTCCGGCGCCCGCCTCCGAGGGACAGTATTCCCGGACTCAAAGAAAGGGACTCCGTTTGCCACTTAAGGATGCTTCTGAGGCGTTGCCCACGGACCGCCTTGAGAACAGTGACTCCAGTGAGCTGCAGCAACCTGATCTCACAGACAGCGATGGAAAATCACCACGCGGGCCGCTGGACCCACAGCGCTCTGACAGGGCACTTTGTGAGAGTGATCAAGTGTCTGACTTAAGTGCGCTGCGGCCAGAGGTGTGTATGGCCCCCGAGGAGAGGGGGGGTGAGGACGAGCACGTCAGTAAAGAGACGGAAGACTATTTGAACAGCCTGTTAGAAGGATGCTTAAAAGATACTGAAGACTCCCTGTCACGTGAAGACAACCAGGAGGAAGACTCGGACCTTCTTCCAGATCTTTCTCCTGAAGAAGCCTCCTACAGTCTGCAGGAGGATCTGCCTTCGGACGAGAGCTGTCTTTCTCTTGATGATCTGGCAAAAAGGATAGAGATTGCAGAAGTAAGTGTGGGATTTAACAGAAGTGCAATTaacagtaaaatgaaattttaaaagcacatctCTACTAAATAGTgccttgtttttgtaaattttcccCGGTTTCCAGCATGAGGGGAAAATCTATTAAACTTCTAATaattagtagttttatttttcatattgaatAGGAAATGAATAAGATTGAATTAGATGACTTTTGGTCATGATGTTTATACTTCAGGAACTTTTATTGCATGCCTCTGGGGACAGTAAGTGTTATGAACACTGTTTTTAATACTGCTGTGACTTTTATTTGACAGTTCTGGCAATTATGATCAAGACAAGATTAGTTACATTCTTATAAGgaaatctcattttttccctcataATACTCTTATGATTATTAGTATattttttgattctttaaaaCAGTACAACGgaacaaaggaaacattttaaaatacagtaggACAAGGAGATACTGGGTGGatttttaagtcattaagttGTACATTGTGAATCTTCTCTTTCTTGTAGTATTAATTTATAAGCTGTAGGTTTGAACAGACTTCATACTTACTGCTTGACTAAGTCAAATGTTATACATAATCCAAAGTTTCTCCAAACAGTAATGAAGATGgtcaaaacaaaaaatgacagaGAGGATCAAGATGACCATTCTCCTTTGTTtgatgataaaattttttaaagttaagggaaaaaagggggcacctgggtggctctgttgtttatgttgtctgccttcagctcaggtcctgatcccggggtcctgggatcgggtcctgagtagggagcctgcttctccctctccctccgctgctccccttgcttgtactctctctctttctctcaaataaataaataaaaatctttaaaaaaacagttaagggggaaaaaaagccgtATGCAAACTGTAGCTCCCTGGGAAGGTGGCCTCATATAGTGGAAAGAGGTCTAAGTCTGAGGTCACATACAGACCCACCAGCTAGCAGCCCTACAGAGTTCCTGCTGACCTCTCCACGTCGCTGTATCCTCCCCTGAAAATTAGGATACCAGCTACTCTTCCTGTTTTTCATCTTATAGTTTTTTCCAAGTCAGCTTTTAAGTCCCATTTATAAACATTGTTTTCTAATTCTGCATCATCATTGGGCAGGTCGGGGAGGAACACACTTCGAGTAGAAACTGGAAAAGCAACAGAGCCAAAGTAGGCACCAGTGTGCCCGGAAAGGCGGAGCCCTGTGGGAGCTTGCTCACTTCATCGGCGTGAGGTCACTGGCTCCCTGCATTGCCTCCTCTAGTCAGCTCCCCAGCAACTAGTCTTGACAAAGTTGGATAGAATAGGAAGGCACTTGATCcagtattcattcatttgtttattttaaccaGATTTTTATTACCACTTACAAGTCAGCCCTCCATAAActatggtttttttcttcctaatttcctCTTGAAATTGTTTCATATGCTTAATGAgtgcagagtttctgtttgggtggatggaaattttagaagtcgctACTGGTAGTGGCGGCACAACACTATGAATATAGCTAATGCCACTCAGTTGTTAAAATTGCAGTTTTATGTTAGACGTATCTTACcacaattttttcttaaagttaaaaaaaattaaatagagggcacctggctggctaagtcgGTGGGGCAGGtaactcttgctcttggggttgtgagttcaagccccaccttaggtatagagattacttaaaaataaaaaaaagtatttgaaagaaaagtgttttcatttaaaaaaaattaaatagagccAGTAGTAAAGCACTAGACCCAGCATTCCTTCCCTTGTTTATTTTCACCAGGCCTCTGATACAGGGAACCATCGAAACAGAAGTCacacctggattcaaatctagCTGTTATACCACAAGGTcagccttctctgaccactgCTTTTCACACCAATAATCAAGTTGACCATCTGGGGAAAAGACAGAAGGtctaattttacctttttaggTATAAACGGTGAAAAAGGGTCAGAGCTCCCCTGTTGCATCTCCCTACTTTGCAGAACACTTACGGTGGGGGTTTGCTGTTGAACTCACATTGTATTACAACCAAGCGGAGTGTTCCTTCCTCAGGCTCATAACGTCAGTTTTCCCTACTGGATAATACCTAGCAGGCGGTGGAaactattcacatttttaaagttgtCTTTCCTGTGAAGTTATTTTTTATGTGTGATGGTTCCCTTTCCTAAAATTCTATTGATCTGTTAAGTTATGCTGTTTTAAGAACCTCAAAAGCTACatataattaacaaaactaaTTTGCATTCCTGTGATAATGCTGAACAGACTGTTTCCGAATATTTCCTTCTCCATTCTGAGGAGGATACGTCAATAAATTCTGCCTTACCCTGTTAGGAAAAGagtttttaataagaatttcaaaacttgaaaaataaaataaaataaaataattaaaataaaaaataaaatttcaaaacttggggcacctgggtggctcagtcgttaagtgtctgccttcggctcaggtcatgatcccggggtcctgggattgagcccacatcgggctccctgctcagtgggaagcctgcttctctctctccctctccctgctgctctgcctacttgtgctctctctctctgtcaaataaataaaaaaattttaaaacaaaaaaataaaattccaaaactaAAAAATCACTAATGCTTACAAATTCCTTAATACCTTCAGAGTGAAGTTTTGGGCTAAGTAAAATGTCCAGGTGATAGTGGGTTTGCTTATAAGTGcaaacttcttcttctttttaattaattaatttatttatttgagagagagcacgagcagtggggagggcaggagagggagaagcagactctcagctgagcagggagcccaacatgggcctcgattccaggacccgagccacccaggcaccccccgccCCAAACTTCTTTTTAATCCAAACACAGTTGCATGCTTTCAGCAGAATTCTCCTAAGGCTATCTCACATCAAGTGCTGAGGATACAATGAGGAATCAGATGAACTTCTGATTTCATCTCTTGGGGGCTCACTTGGGTAATTTTactggaattgtttttaaaatatttttcatgcttCTGTACTTGGGTGAATTGGGGATACAGAGCATAATGTCCACATGGCTGTGCCATTCTAGGAGCCCTTTGGTCTCTCTTCCCACCCTGCCCTTTCTCCTGTGAGTGTCTCTGCCCCTCAGCGATTTCCTCACTGCTCCCCACTCTTCCGACCTCTGTGATTATGGTGGAATGTTCTTTCACTGCCATGTTTTCCCTTTTTGCTGGTCTTCCTGCTCTCATTCTCTTCCTACTCCTGCATTGCTCAGCTCTGTCTGCAGTGCTCCTGGGCCTTGGCAGCCACCACCAGCCCAGCAGGAGTGTTTGCTGTGTCCTTTAAACAACCAGGTTCATCCCATCAGATGAAACAATTCATGCAAAATCTCTTAGAGAACTAAAACGATCTACACTCGTTTAATTCAGTGATGCAGAGGCATGTGTAAATGAAACTTTTCTGGGTTTGAGGAGAATTTTTAAATCCAGAATAACTTTGCTAAGTAGAATGATAGCTTAGTGTCTGGGGCACTAATGTTCTTTCTCATGTAAAAAGTGACACACTCTCACCAGAAGTGTAACCTgctcttttaaaaagcatcaaaagCATTGATGCtcatttcatagatttttttttaagattttatttatttatttggcagagagagacacagcgagagcaggaacacaagcagggggagtgggagagggagaagcaggcttcccgctgagcagggagcccgatgtggggctctatcccagcaccctgggatcatgtcctgggccaaaggcagacgcttaacgactgagccacccaggtgcccctatttcatagatttttaaCATAAGAAGTTTATTACATGTGCAGCATCAGCAAGGTAGAGAGATTCACTCTTCTGTTCCCTCAGTAATTTTTACGTAACTGCTGTGTGAACCACGACATCGCAGATGCAGTGACTGAAAATTCAGATAGGGACACTCCGTGTGTAAAGCCTGCATTCCCAGCAGGTGTCCAGGTGTTATCTGGTGGCTGAATTTAACTACCTAGTTTTTGGGAAAAGATGAAATCTTATTGTAATACCCATAATATTCTgacatgattattttaatgtcagAACCCAAACTCCCTTTCCCCAAGGAGCCTGGTAATGCCAGTAAATCATTGACTTGCTTGGTTCTGGAACCTGGGAGGGTTGTGTTATCTTCTCTTTAAAACCCTtcagctgaaataaaaaaaaaataaaaataaaaaataaaacccttcagCTGTTctttggcacctgggtggctcagttggttgcgtgtccgactcttgacttgggctcaggtcatgatctcagggtcgtgggatcgagccccgtgtcaggctccacgcgcagtgcagagtctgcttctccctctccctctgctccccccacttctgcgcacacacactctctctctctcaaataaattcttaaaaacaaaacaaaactcttcagcTGTTCCTAGCATCAAACCTAAGAcaagaaatatattcaaattcaaGGTGGTATCATGATTCAACACCATATTGCTAATAAAAATCCACTCAGCTTTTGGTAGATTGTTCCATGAGGGAGTGGGGATGAgagagttgttttattttctgaatgagtGACATTGAATATtgggtaaattttatgaaaattaatctgtcttggggcacctgggtggcgcagttcgttgagcatctgccttcggctcaggtcatgatcccagggtcctgggatcgagtcccacatcttctccctctccctctgcctgccattccctctgcttgtgccctctctctctctctaatggataaataaaacctttaaaaaaaatcaatgtctttTCACATTGAAAATAATCATAGTGTATAATTCAAGAGATCCCCTTTGTGAGCACATTTTAGCAGCATGATACACCTTATGGAAATAaaccattcatttttcttcattaatatatacatgtgtaatCTATTTGCGGGGACGTGATAGCTGGGGAAGAAGCCACTTTGCTACTGCTTGAGGCTCTAAAAAGTTTTTGATCTGAAAGAGGGCAAAACGTGTGCCTGGTTCTGTCTTTATCGCAACATTTACTTAGATATCTTCAGATCTCCCTgtgtctcaggaaacaaaacctTAAACTTTATGATGGGGAGAACGCTAATGACCCAGAGTTGCTGTATGATTTATCTTCAGAGATGCTGTGTCCTCAGAGTGCCCTCCGTGCTGTCTTCATCTCTGTCTCTTGGCTCGATCGCTGGGATGGGGAAGTCTTGTGAAGACGAGCCACTGTGGGATTCCATACGGAGTTAAGATGGGAGGCCAGGGCTAAGCAGCAGTTTATGAAATCCTGTAGGTACCTGGTCTGTGGATCCTGCACAAAGGAGGGTTTTAGAAACAGTGATCGTGGCTGTTCTCTGCAGGGGAGCAGGGCAAGCCCCGCTTCCTTGCAGTGGAGAAAATGCAGTCTTCCAATCATAGAAGACACTTCATGGGCAATGGTTGACCCAGGACTCAGGTCAAAGTCCAAGGAGCCTCCCAAGGATTATCCAGGGATGACCTACCTTTTCTTGTGCCAGATGGTCTcatctttgcctttctttcttgtCCTGgcctctaaatcttttttttttttttaagatttatttatttacttaagagagagaaagagagaacgtgaagtgggagagggtcagagggagaagcagactccccactgagcagggagcccgacgcgggacttgatcccgagactccaggatcatgacctgagctgaaggcagtcacccaaccaagtgagccacccaggcacccttgtccTGCCCTCTAAACTTTCTAATTAGTGCACCTCTTGATTGTCGAGTCTCTTGCACCCGGCTTCTCTTTTCCATGTAATCATTCTTTTAATTTACATCTTTATTGCTTCTTCCTGGGCTTTTGCCATAGCTCCTCAGTAAGTTTTCCCATTCCTCATATCaccttcgtctccccctccaaatggTCTTAGGTTAGCACTAAATTTGGGGTCTCAAACTGGTGACCCAAAGGGGCCAGTCAGGTAATAGCAAATGAATGACTTAGTTTAGAGTGATGCGGGGAGGTTCCCGTGCCTTGCCTGGCCTCCTGAAGTCCTATCTAGGGCTGTTCTCTTTCCTTGTTACTATAGGGCACACACAGTTGTCTACAATAGTCTACAATTAGTCTACACTAATTGCAAACTCCTTAAGGGTGGGGATGCTATtgaatacatttttgtattttctacaaaGCCAACACGTTATTGTCAATAACAGTTACCAATACGGGGcaaggcttttgtttttaaacctacTGTACTTAGAAAGATAAACAACCTTTGAAAACATACTTAGTTTTGATTATGTTAAGGGGAAAATCTGTGTTATCCAAATAAGTGTAAGCTAGGTGCTGTCTATATGTAAACTGCTCAtctgtgtattcat
Proteins encoded in this region:
- the CNST gene encoding consortin isoform X3, yielding MRENTLSASTHAVSDEESAEVNANDQPEAPKRVLQYLFSLIRGEVEQLDSRALPLCLHQIAESYFQEEDYEKAMKFIQLERLYHEKLLANLSAIQEEWETKWKTVQPHTVTSLRNSEKGFNGEDFERLAKFCTTHQDPLLSKHKVEAVEKPLGRKCFTQLIVSEDLREGGATAEEPESESCLGPEPRGESPGQERSQESSPGCLPMDRQAAPPSLLVTAGERHPEEPLCGAAAARELHAPPWPSAGSRSEDACEDDSRPQRPQTEACRDVAAAAGGPAAAPAAAPAALLPSESMLEPLISPGSDLLAPAPASEGQYSRTQRKGLRLPLKDASEALPTDRLENSDSSELQQPDLTDSDGKSPRGPLDPQRSDRALCESDQVSDLSALRPEVCMAPEERGGEDEHVSKETEDYLNSLLEGCLKDTEDSLSREDNQEEDSDLLPDLSPEEASYSLQEDLPSDESCLSLDDLAKRIEIAEVVPAEGLVSILKKRNEGVGDNPAQMQQKPSKRRVRFQEIDDDLDQDEVGGGSCILLVLLCIATVFLSVGGTALYCTFGDMESPVCTDFADNMDFYYTKLLQGMAELKHWVYLS